A window of Sulfurimonas gotlandica GD1 contains these coding sequences:
- the grpE gene encoding nucleotide exchange factor GrpE — MSKQTDEELQTEPLINEEENIELTSDEAEAEAEAVENEFDLLQEELVALKDKYARVHADFDNIKKRLEREKYTAVEYSNEKFAKDMIPVMDALQMAIASTENVADAQEHFEKLKEGIELTLKQFTTSLEKHGVTMVSHDEPFDPNIHNAVQSVDSEDVESGQIVQTFQTGYKYKNRPLREAMVIVAN; from the coding sequence ATGTCAAAACAAACAGATGAAGAATTACAGACAGAACCTCTAATAAATGAAGAGGAAAATATAGAATTAACGAGTGATGAGGCAGAGGCTGAAGCCGAAGCAGTTGAGAATGAGTTTGACCTTCTTCAAGAAGAGTTAGTTGCTCTAAAAGACAAGTATGCGAGAGTGCATGCTGATTTTGACAACATCAAAAAAAGACTAGAAAGAGAAAAATATACTGCGGTTGAATACTCAAACGAGAAATTCGCTAAAGATATGATTCCAGTAATGGACGCTCTTCAAATGGCAATAGCTTCTACAGAAAATGTAGCAGATGCTCAAGAGCATTTTGAAAAATTAAAAGAGGGAATTGAGCTTACACTTAAGCAGTTCACTACCTCTTTAGAAAAGCATGGTGTAACAATGGTTTCTCACGATGAGCCATTTGACCCAAATATTCACAATGCTGTTCAAAGTGTAGATAGTGAAGATGTTGAGAGTGGACAAATAGTTCAAACTTTTCAAACTGGTTATAAATATAAAAACAGACCACTGCGTGAAGCAATGGTAATCGTAGCCAACTAA
- the dnaK gene encoding molecular chaperone DnaK, translating into MSKVIGIDLGTTNSCVAVYEGGEAKIIPNAEGKNTTPSVVAFTDKGDVLVGDPAKRQAITNPEKTISSIKRIMGLMMNEENAKQAHDKVTYNIVDKDGSAAVDVAGKIYTPQEISAKILTKLKEDAEAYLGSKVTDAVITVPAYFNDAQRKATKDAGTIAGLNVLRIINEPTASALAYGLDSKTEENVLVYDLGGGTFDVTVLEISDGTFEVLSTDGNAFLGGDDFDNKIVDYLNAEFKNSHGIDLKNDKMALQRLKDSAENAKKELSSATETEINLPFITMTEAGPQHLVVKLTRAKFEGMITTLIDETIQHIKTAMKESGLDNNQIKEIIMVGGSTRVPAAQEAVSKYFGGKSLNKGVNPDEVVAAGAAIQGGVLRGDVKDVLLLDVTPLSLGIETLGGVATKIIEKGTTIPVKKSQVFSTAEDNQPAVSISVVQGEREFAKDNKSLGLFELGNIAAAPRGVPQIEVTFDIDANGILTVSSTDKGTGKSQSITISGSSGLSEEEINKMVQDAEENKAADTERKAMVDLRNQADALIAQTEKSLTEIGDKIEAEEKAKIEANVTDLKDILKDESATKAQIEEKVKALTESSHKMAEQMYKDKDGGEAGEADQKKKKDDEDVIDAEIE; encoded by the coding sequence ATGTCAAAAGTAATAGGTATAGATTTAGGAACAACAAATTCATGTGTAGCAGTTTACGAGGGTGGTGAAGCGAAAATCATCCCAAATGCAGAAGGTAAAAACACAACTCCATCAGTTGTAGCTTTCACAGATAAAGGTGATGTTTTAGTTGGTGATCCAGCAAAACGTCAAGCAATCACAAACCCAGAGAAAACTATCTCTTCAATTAAGAGAATTATGGGTCTAATGATGAATGAAGAAAATGCTAAACAAGCACACGACAAAGTAACTTACAATATCGTAGATAAAGATGGTTCAGCAGCAGTTGATGTAGCAGGTAAGATTTACACTCCTCAAGAGATTTCAGCTAAGATTCTTACAAAACTAAAAGAAGATGCTGAAGCTTATTTAGGTTCTAAGGTAACTGACGCTGTTATTACAGTTCCAGCTTACTTCAACGATGCACAAAGAAAAGCAACAAAAGATGCTGGTACAATCGCTGGTCTTAATGTTCTTCGTATCATCAATGAGCCAACTGCTTCTGCACTAGCTTATGGACTTGACAGCAAAACTGAAGAGAATGTACTTGTTTATGACCTTGGTGGTGGAACATTTGACGTTACTGTTTTAGAAATTTCTGACGGTACATTTGAAGTTCTTTCAACTGATGGTAATGCATTTTTAGGTGGTGATGACTTTGATAATAAAATCGTTGATTATTTAAATGCTGAGTTTAAGAACTCTCATGGTATTGATCTTAAAAATGACAAAATGGCTCTTCAACGTCTAAAAGATTCTGCTGAAAATGCTAAAAAAGAGTTAAGTTCAGCTACTGAGACTGAAATCAACTTACCATTTATCACTATGACAGAAGCTGGGCCACAGCACCTTGTTGTAAAACTTACTCGTGCTAAATTTGAAGGTATGATTACAACACTAATTGATGAGACAATTCAGCATATCAAAACAGCAATGAAAGAGTCTGGTTTAGATAACAATCAAATCAAAGAGATTATCATGGTTGGTGGTTCAACTCGTGTTCCAGCTGCTCAAGAAGCTGTTTCAAAATACTTCGGTGGAAAATCACTAAATAAAGGTGTTAACCCTGATGAAGTTGTTGCCGCAGGTGCTGCTATTCAAGGTGGTGTTTTAAGAGGAGATGTTAAAGATGTTCTTCTTCTAGACGTTACTCCTTTATCACTAGGTATTGAGACTTTAGGTGGTGTTGCTACTAAGATCATTGAAAAAGGTACAACAATCCCAGTTAAAAAATCTCAAGTATTCTCAACTGCAGAAGACAACCAGCCGGCTGTTAGCATCTCGGTTGTACAAGGTGAGAGAGAATTCGCTAAAGATAACAAATCTTTAGGTCTTTTTGAACTAGGTAATATTGCAGCTGCACCAAGAGGTGTACCTCAAATCGAAGTAACTTTTGACATCGATGCAAACGGAATACTAACTGTTAGTTCAACTGACAAAGGTACTGGTAAATCTCAGTCAATCACAATCTCTGGTTCATCTGGATTAAGTGAAGAAGAAATCAACAAAATGGTTCAAGATGCTGAAGAAAACAAAGCAGCTGATACAGAGAGAAAAGCAATGGTTGATTTAAGAAACCAAGCTGATGCACTTATCGCTCAAACTGAAAAATCTTTAACTGAGATAGGTGATAAAATTGAAGCAGAAGAAAAAGCTAAAATTGAAGCTAATGTAACTGATCTTAAAGATATTCTAAAAGATGAGTCTGCTACTAAAGCGCAAATTGAAGAAAAAGTAAAAGCACTAACAGAATCAAGTCACAAAATGGCTGAGCAAATGTATAAAGACAAAGATGGTGGTGAAGCTGGTGAAGCTGATCAGAAAAAGAAAAAAGATGACGAAGATGTTATCGATGCTGAGATAGAATAA
- a CDS encoding redoxin domain-containing protein: MKEKIIKYTKEIITFFIFITILANIISFYKSSDLNKESLQNINITLLDSQKYNYPKDKPLLIHFWATWCPTCKLEASNIQTISENFEVLTIAVSSGDDYEVKKYMHEHDLNYKVYNDANGFFAKEFNIAAYPTTFIYDKNKNLVFSEVGFTSTLGLWLRMWLAGL; the protein is encoded by the coding sequence ATGAAAGAAAAAATCATAAAATATACAAAAGAGATAATTACCTTTTTTATATTTATAACTATTTTAGCAAATATTATCAGCTTCTATAAAAGCAGTGACTTAAACAAAGAGTCACTTCAAAATATCAATATAACTTTACTAGATTCTCAAAAATATAACTATCCAAAAGATAAACCACTTCTTATACATTTTTGGGCTACTTGGTGCCCAACATGCAAGCTTGAAGCCTCAAATATACAGACTATATCTGAGAACTTTGAAGTCCTGACTATCGCTGTAAGCTCCGGTGATGATTATGAGGTTAAAAAGTACATGCACGAGCATGACTTAAACTACAAAGTCTACAACGATGCTAATGGTTTTTTTGCAAAAGAGTTTAATATTGCGGCTTATCCAACTACTTTTATATATGATAAAAATAAAAATTTGGTTTTCAGTGAAGTTGGATTCACTAGTACTTTGGGATTGTGGCTTAGAATGTGGTTGGCAGGTTTATAA
- a CDS encoding ComF family protein, producing MLCESLSFTHICTNCQETFLRPSIYKRKILNNIEVISFYKYNDIKDLLHTKHTDIGYYIYSILANYSLKEFAKNFEYPERVSSIAIDDNIRNGYSHTAILNKALKSKNIKPEFNKLRAKNPVSYSGKSREFRLMNPRNFTFKHNTDRDIILVDDIITTGSTLSQAINTILKSNSSPLFCLTLADASIK from the coding sequence ATGTTGTGTGAAAGTTTATCTTTTACACACATCTGCACTAACTGTCAAGAAACCTTTCTGCGCCCAAGCATCTACAAAAGAAAAATCCTAAATAACATCGAAGTTATCTCTTTTTACAAATACAATGATATAAAAGACTTACTACATACAAAACACACGGATATTGGCTACTACATCTACTCAATCCTTGCGAATTACTCTTTAAAAGAGTTTGCAAAAAACTTTGAATATCCAGAGAGAGTTAGCTCTATAGCAATTGATGACAACATAAGAAATGGATACTCTCATACAGCCATATTAAATAAAGCTCTTAAAAGTAAAAACATTAAACCTGAGTTTAATAAACTAAGAGCAAAAAATCCTGTTTCATACTCTGGCAAAAGTAGAGAGTTTAGACTAATGAACCCTAGAAATTTCACATTTAAGCACAATACTGATAGAGATATAATACTTGTTGATGACATTATAACAACTGGTTCAACTCTCTCACAAGCCATTAATACTATATTGAAAAGCAATTCAAGCCCCTTATTCTGTCTAACATTAGCAGATGCAAGTATCAAATAG
- a CDS encoding ribose-phosphate pyrophosphokinase — MRGYKIFAGSASIEFAKEICKILDVPLANADTKRFSDGEISVQIAESVRGRDVFIVQSTGAPSNDNLMELLIMTDALRRSSAQSITAVVPYYGYARQDRKAAPRVPITARLVADMYETAGINRVVTIDLHAGQIQGFFNIPVDNLYGSITFETYIKSKNLKNPIIASPDIGGVARARYFAKRMGLEMVIVDKRREKANESEVMNIIGDVKGYDVIMIDDMVDTAGTMVKAATALKNNGATSVMACATHAVLSGKAYDNLDHGELDELIVTNTLESAPHKKIKVLTVAPLFAEVIRRVYHNESVNGLFE; from the coding sequence ATGCGTGGTTATAAAATTTTTGCTGGTTCTGCAAGTATAGAATTCGCAAAAGAAATTTGTAAAATTTTAGATGTTCCATTAGCTAATGCTGATACAAAAAGATTTAGTGATGGTGAGATATCAGTTCAGATAGCTGAAAGTGTTCGTGGTCGCGATGTGTTTATAGTACAAAGTACTGGTGCTCCGTCAAACGACAACCTAATGGAACTACTTATTATGACAGACGCTCTTCGCCGTTCATCTGCTCAAAGTATTACTGCTGTCGTTCCTTACTACGGATATGCAAGACAAGACAGAAAAGCTGCTCCTCGTGTTCCAATTACTGCAAGACTTGTTGCAGATATGTATGAGACTGCCGGCATAAACAGAGTTGTAACAATCGACCTTCATGCAGGTCAAATCCAAGGGTTTTTCAATATTCCTGTTGATAATCTTTATGGTTCTATTACATTTGAGACTTATATCAAAAGTAAAAACCTTAAAAACCCTATCATCGCTTCTCCTGATATTGGTGGTGTTGCCCGCGCTCGTTACTTTGCAAAACGTATGGGTCTTGAGATGGTTATCGTTGATAAACGTCGTGAAAAAGCAAATGAGAGTGAAGTTATGAATATCATCGGTGATGTTAAAGGTTATGATGTAATCATGATTGATGACATGGTAGATACTGCAGGAACTATGGTTAAAGCTGCTACTGCACTTAAAAACAACGGCGCAACTTCTGTTATGGCTTGTGCTACTCATGCCGTACTTAGCGGAAAGGCTTATGACAATCTAGACCATGGTGAACTTGATGAACTAATAGTTACAAATACTTTAGAATCAGCGCCACATAAAAAAATAAAAGTATTAACAGTTGCTCCTCTTTTTGCAGAAGTAATTCGTCGTGTTTATCACAACGAAAGCGTTAATGGTCTTTTTGAATAA
- a CDS encoding bifunctional diguanylate cyclase/phosphodiesterase has protein sequence MVKKKELFLFLLLLLLGLFFIYIYIYIKQAQEDIFLRIESNKINNVSNVLKNIEDDIINKNSIKNTNDLIALLSNTSTREKYEDKISLFLTPSVKYIYLLYKDEEDRFRFLLDASKEDKANFYQKFDVMDKAYINLYKESEPQTIKQHDMENLYLTYLYPVKTSGKVVGILSVDITTNIQKTILKLIKPLETFFIVLIIFIFLLMLMTIIQIFHYFITRKKIFTDPLTQIYNRNYLQEISPMLNLNNYSIAMLDLDKFKVVNDIYGHKAGDLILSQSSMIIKSSIRDNDILIRYGGEEFLLLMHKRNPTDSSSEICERIRENLNAHVFTYENHKIVMQISIGVHENPASEKSLNEAIKVADKMLYIAKKEGRNRVVHFNDKAQSMILSRTKDINFVKAAIEEDRVICFYQPIYNQLTNEILKYEALVRIKDKDNNIIAPVFFLPGLKDTNIHYKLTQRILSIVFEKFKDSEHCVSININFSDLINQDIETTITDTFITNPDLASRVTFEILESDEIENITLFKEKIALLHLFKAKVSIDDFGSGYSNFKTILDIEANYLKIDGGLVKNIDINEKDYKVVKSIIHFANEANMETVAEFVHSKEVYDKLEELGVDYMQGYYIAQPAPELVNSSELFKG, from the coding sequence ATGGTAAAGAAAAAAGAGCTCTTTCTATTTTTGCTTCTGTTACTTTTGGGACTGTTTTTCATATATATATACATCTACATTAAACAGGCCCAAGAAGACATATTTTTACGTATAGAGAGCAATAAAATAAATAATGTTTCTAATGTACTTAAAAATATAGAAGATGACATCATAAATAAAAACTCTATTAAAAACACGAATGATCTAATTGCTTTGCTATCTAATACAAGCACGAGAGAAAAGTATGAAGACAAAATATCTCTCTTTCTCACTCCAAGTGTAAAGTATATCTATCTGCTTTATAAAGATGAAGAAGATAGGTTTAGATTTTTACTAGATGCTTCAAAAGAGGATAAAGCAAATTTTTACCAAAAATTTGATGTTATGGACAAGGCATATATAAACTTATATAAAGAGTCTGAACCACAGACTATTAAACAACACGACATGGAAAATCTATACTTAACATACCTTTATCCTGTTAAAACTTCCGGTAAAGTTGTTGGCATACTTAGTGTAGATATCACAACAAATATTCAAAAAACCATTCTCAAACTAATCAAGCCGCTAGAGACTTTTTTTATAGTTTTAATAATCTTCATATTTCTACTTATGCTTATGACAATCATACAAATTTTTCACTACTTTATAACTAGAAAAAAAATCTTTACAGATCCTCTTACTCAGATATATAACAGGAACTATCTTCAAGAGATATCGCCTATGCTTAACTTGAACAACTACTCTATTGCTATGCTTGACCTAGACAAATTTAAAGTTGTAAATGATATTTATGGGCACAAAGCCGGTGACTTGATACTCTCACAAAGCAGTATGATTATTAAGAGTTCTATTAGAGATAATGACATCCTGATACGATATGGAGGGGAAGAGTTTCTACTACTTATGCATAAGCGAAATCCTACAGACAGCTCTTCAGAGATTTGTGAACGTATCAGAGAAAATCTTAACGCACACGTATTTACATACGAAAATCATAAAATAGTTATGCAGATATCTATTGGTGTGCATGAAAACCCAGCATCAGAAAAAAGTCTAAATGAAGCTATTAAAGTAGCCGATAAGATGCTCTATATTGCTAAAAAAGAGGGTAGAAACAGAGTTGTACATTTTAATGATAAAGCTCAAAGTATGATTCTATCAAGAACAAAAGATATAAATTTTGTAAAAGCGGCCATAGAAGAAGATCGAGTAATATGTTTCTATCAACCTATATATAACCAACTTACAAATGAGATTCTGAAATATGAAGCTTTGGTAAGAATCAAAGATAAAGATAATAATATCATTGCCCCTGTATTTTTTCTTCCTGGACTAAAAGACACAAATATACACTACAAACTAACCCAAAGAATTCTCTCTATTGTATTTGAAAAGTTTAAAGATTCTGAGCATTGCGTTAGCATAAACATTAACTTCTCAGATCTCATAAATCAAGATATTGAAACAACGATTACTGACACATTTATTACTAATCCAGACTTAGCATCCAGAGTGACATTTGAAATACTTGAGAGCGATGAGATAGAAAATATAACTCTTTTTAAAGAGAAGATAGCGCTACTGCATCTATTTAAGGCTAAAGTCTCCATAGATGATTTTGGAAGTGGCTATTCTAACTTCAAAACCATTTTAGACATAGAAGCTAACTATTTAAAGATTGACGGCGGTTTAGTAAAAAATATTGATATCAACGAAAAAGACTACAAAGTTGTAAAAAGTATCATACACTTTGCCAACGAAGCAAACATGGAAACTGTTGCGGAGTTTGTTCACTCAAAAGAAGTTTATGATAAACTCGAAGAGTTAGGTGTTGACTATATGCAGGGCTATTATATTGCACAGCCAGCTCCTGAACTTGTCAACTCATCTGAACTATTTAAAGGATAG
- a CDS encoding nitrous oxide reductase accessory protein NosL has product MVKVYVAIIAVLVFVGCGPDNNPNVKSSMYQSVNPQEATLLQSGKDKGSCGRCGMDLVMFYKTSHAAEHDGKHFQYCSIHCLEDHLGEGVTLKNPKVVDVDSLKFINVGDAHYVVGSKKRGTMTRVSKYAFSDESMAKKFQAMFGGEVMNFTKALEVAKEDFKH; this is encoded by the coding sequence ATGGTAAAAGTATATGTAGCAATAATAGCAGTTTTAGTATTTGTTGGCTGTGGGCCTGACAATAATCCTAATGTAAAATCTAGTATGTATCAATCAGTTAACCCTCAAGAAGCAACTCTACTCCAAAGTGGAAAAGATAAAGGCTCATGTGGAAGATGCGGAATGGATTTAGTAATGTTTTACAAAACAAGTCATGCTGCAGAACATGATGGTAAGCATTTTCAGTATTGTTCGATTCACTGTTTAGAAGATCATCTTGGTGAGGGGGTAACTCTTAAAAACCCAAAAGTTGTTGATGTTGACTCATTAAAATTTATTAATGTCGGAGATGCTCACTATGTTGTTGGAAGTAAAAAAAGAGGTACAATGACTAGAGTTAGCAAGTATGCTTTTTCTGATGAATCAATGGCTAAAAAATTTCAGGCTATGTTTGGTGGGGAAGTTATGAATTTTACTAAAGCTTTAGAAGTTGCAAAAGAAGATTTTAAACATTAG
- a CDS encoding TonB-dependent receptor plug domain-containing protein, whose translation MKIIFILFVSTLLLFSKDIALDNLLAEYENSESLYHQTKEESAGHIILFSRADLDKMQAYTLNDVLKTLRMFNIEATRTGMTTLVKSGSNQAALNPVKIFINSQELNSATLGNALTQYGKMGLYFIDHIEVYQAGNSVIFGNEPGGMTIKLYTKEPARENSTSVQASVDTRSSVNLRALDAKVFGDYSYLANVDVRKNNYKTYNTNGYDMSRDGAGGQFYFKFSKKESYDIELGASKEKADSFSGLGNAPVDGFIDTKTLYLQATKHFGNDLNVILSMSHENLDVLNKDAVGITMADGATPKKFETNIGSNVYSAIVEKRLVNGANDLFLGANIKYQKFNVNKYKYDDVTTPKIWGPTELNIYMAYLENLYNINENNLIAFSAKLDHYKNDFSKSSTENILRLGYVSIINNSLTLKLFAMKSYVHPTFRQTTFSPNTNINPDLDSIKNRTLTAEIIYKMDNTTFTINGGESTAKDSIIYNPVLKQYVNKSGTTTFHRGFFRVDHKFDVNNKITLEYFKMFQDVYTSSGEGGLIQLFNKIGKLDIYNELVYRSDYKSSDGINMPAGYDYSLGVIYPINKQLELKLKGENLLDQAHEVPINGVDVPVMERRGLLTMEYTF comes from the coding sequence ATGAAAATAATATTTATCTTGTTCGTTTCTACACTCTTACTTTTTTCTAAAGATATAGCTCTAGACAACCTTCTAGCAGAATATGAAAACTCCGAATCACTATACCATCAAACTAAAGAAGAGAGTGCTGGTCATATCATCCTTTTTTCACGTGCCGATCTCGATAAGATGCAAGCTTATACACTTAATGATGTATTAAAAACACTCAGGATGTTTAACATTGAAGCGACAAGAACAGGAATGACAACTCTTGTAAAAAGCGGTAGCAATCAAGCAGCACTAAATCCTGTGAAAATATTTATAAACTCTCAGGAGTTAAACTCTGCAACTCTTGGAAATGCACTTACCCAATATGGCAAAATGGGCCTTTATTTTATAGACCATATAGAAGTATATCAAGCAGGAAACTCTGTTATCTTTGGGAATGAGCCAGGTGGCATGACAATAAAGCTATACACCAAAGAACCAGCTCGTGAAAACAGTACATCTGTGCAGGCATCTGTTGATACAAGATCAAGTGTTAACCTTAGAGCGCTAGATGCTAAAGTATTTGGTGATTATTCATATTTAGCTAATGTTGATGTTCGTAAAAATAACTACAAAACTTACAATACAAATGGTTATGACATGTCTCGTGATGGAGCTGGTGGTCAATTTTACTTTAAATTCTCAAAAAAAGAGAGCTATGATATAGAGCTAGGAGCTTCAAAAGAAAAAGCTGACTCTTTTAGCGGTTTAGGGAATGCTCCTGTTGATGGATTTATAGATACAAAAACTTTATATCTCCAAGCTACCAAACACTTTGGAAATGACTTAAATGTGATTTTAAGTATGTCTCATGAAAACCTGGATGTCCTAAATAAAGATGCTGTTGGTATAACAATGGCAGACGGTGCTACCCCAAAAAAGTTTGAAACAAATATAGGAAGTAATGTTTATAGTGCAATAGTAGAAAAAAGACTTGTTAATGGGGCAAATGATCTATTTTTAGGTGCAAATATCAAATATCAAAAGTTTAATGTGAACAAGTATAAATACGATGATGTAACTACTCCAAAAATATGGGGTCCTACTGAACTCAACATTTATATGGCTTATCTAGAAAATCTATACAATATAAATGAGAACAATCTTATAGCTTTTAGTGCAAAACTAGATCATTATAAAAATGACTTTTCCAAATCATCAACAGAAAATATATTGAGACTTGGATATGTGTCTATCATCAACAACAGTTTAACATTGAAACTATTTGCTATGAAAAGCTATGTGCACCCAACCTTTAGACAAACTACATTTTCACCCAATACAAATATAAACCCCGACTTAGATAGTATAAAAAACAGAACACTTACTGCAGAAATAATCTATAAAATGGACAATACTACTTTTACAATAAATGGTGGAGAAAGTACAGCAAAAGATTCAATAATCTATAACCCTGTGCTAAAACAATATGTCAACAAAAGTGGAACAACTACATTTCACAGAGGATTTTTCAGAGTAGATCATAAATTTGATGTAAATAATAAAATAACACTTGAGTATTTTAAGATGTTTCAAGATGTATATACTAGCTCGGGCGAAGGCGGACTTATTCAGCTTTTTAATAAAATTGGCAAGCTTGATATCTACAATGAACTTGTATACAGGTCAGATTATAAATCATCTGATGGAATAAATATGCCTGCTGGATATGACTACTCTCTTGGTGTCATCTACCCGATCAATAAACAACTGGAATTGAAACTAAAGGGTGAGAATCTTTTAGATCAGGCTCACGAAGTTCCAATAAATGGAGTTGATGTCCCAGTAATGGAGCGACGCGGCTTGCTAACTATGGAGTACACTTTTTAA
- the lepA gene encoding translation elongation factor 4 codes for MKNIRNFSIIAHIDHGKSTLADRIIQECGSVTERELKTQMMDTMDIEQERGITIKAQSVRLDYVKDGEHYILNLIDTPGHVDFSYEVSKSLASSDGALLIVDAAQGVEAQTIANVYLAMENNLELIPVINKIDLPAADPIKVAEEIETSIGIDATDACLVSAKTGVGIRALIDAIVDRVPSPVGDPSATTKAIIYDSWFDQYLGALALVRVFDGQVKKGQNIKLMSNGEEHHILDLMYPHPLKRIKTNTIECGEIGIVVLGLKEVSVINVGDTITDAKNPTAEPVGRYEPAKPFVFAGIYPIDTDDFEDLRDALNKLRLNDSSLSYEPETSLALGFGFRVGFLGMLHMEVVKERLEREFNLDLIASAPSVIYEVYLNNGEKINVHNPSELPEVNKIDRIEEPYVKATVITPSIYLGNIITLLISKRGTQSKMTYLNEDRVMLEYEVPMNEIVVDFYDTLKSISKGYASFDYEPLDFRVGDLVKLDIKVAGEAVDALSIVVPRNQALSRGRILVKNMKEIIPRQLFEVAVQASLGSQIIARETVKSMGKNVTAKCYGGDITRKRKLLEKQKAGKKRMKSIGKVQLPSEAFMSVLKMD; via the coding sequence TTGAAAAACATTAGAAACTTTTCTATCATCGCTCATATCGACCACGGTAAGAGCACATTAGCAGACCGTATTATTCAAGAGTGTGGTTCAGTTACTGAAAGAGAACTAAAAACTCAGATGATGGATACTATGGATATTGAGCAAGAGCGTGGTATTACCATCAAAGCTCAAAGTGTTAGACTTGATTATGTAAAAGATGGCGAGCACTATATTCTAAATCTTATAGACACTCCGGGACACGTTGATTTTTCTTACGAAGTTAGTAAGTCGCTTGCCTCTAGTGATGGTGCTTTACTTATAGTAGATGCTGCTCAAGGCGTTGAAGCTCAGACTATCGCAAATGTTTATCTGGCAATGGAAAACAATTTAGAGCTTATCCCAGTAATAAATAAAATTGATTTACCTGCAGCAGACCCAATAAAAGTTGCTGAAGAGATTGAAACAAGTATTGGAATAGATGCTACAGATGCTTGTTTAGTTTCTGCAAAAACTGGAGTTGGAATTCGTGCATTAATTGATGCAATTGTTGACAGAGTCCCTTCTCCTGTTGGAGACCCTAGTGCAACTACAAAAGCTATCATTTATGACTCCTGGTTTGATCAATATCTTGGTGCACTAGCACTTGTTCGTGTTTTTGACGGTCAAGTTAAAAAAGGCCAGAATATTAAGCTTATGAGCAATGGCGAAGAGCATCATATTCTTGATTTAATGTACCCTCACCCACTAAAACGCATCAAGACTAACACTATTGAATGTGGAGAAATTGGTATTGTTGTTCTTGGACTTAAAGAAGTTAGCGTTATTAATGTTGGTGACACAATTACAGATGCAAAAAATCCTACTGCAGAGCCTGTTGGAAGATATGAACCTGCTAAACCATTTGTATTTGCCGGTATATATCCAATAGACACAGATGATTTTGAAGATTTACGCGATGCACTAAATAAACTTCGCCTTAATGACAGCTCTCTATCTTATGAGCCTGAAACTTCTTTAGCTCTTGGTTTTGGTTTTCGTGTTGGATTTTTAGGTATGCTTCATATGGAAGTCGTTAAAGAGAGACTTGAGCGTGAATTTAACCTTGACTTAATTGCTTCCGCACCATCTGTAATATATGAAGTTTATCTCAATAATGGTGAAAAAATTAATGTTCATAATCCTTCAGAGCTTCCAGAAGTAAACAAAATTGACAGAATTGAAGAACCATATGTAAAAGCAACAGTTATTACACCAAGTATATATCTTGGTAATATCATAACTCTCTTAATTAGTAAACGCGGTACTCAAAGTAAGATGACTTATCTTAATGAAGATAGAGTTATGCTTGAGTATGAAGTTCCAATGAATGAGATAGTTGTTGACTTTTACGACACCTTAAAGTCAATCTCTAAAGGTTACGCTTCATTTGATTACGAACCTTTAGATTTTAGAGTTGGGGACCTTGTTAAACTTGATATCAAAGTAGCTGGGGAAGCTGTAGATGCACTAAGTATAGTTGTTCCTCGTAATCAAGCTCTATCTCGTGGCCGCATCTTAGTTAAGAATATGAAAGAGATTATCCCTCGTCAACTTTTTGAAGTAGCTGTTCAAGCATCTTTGGGTTCTCAGATTATCGCTAGAGAAACAGTGAAATCTATGGGTAAAAATGTTACTGCCAAATGTTACGGTGGAGATATAACTCGTAAGAGAAAACTACTCGAAAAGCAAAAAGCTGGTAAAAAACGTATGAAATCCATAGGAAAAGTGCAACTTCCTAGCGAAGCGTTTATGTCTGTTTTAAAGATGGACTAA